In Electrophorus electricus isolate fEleEle1 chromosome 6, fEleEle1.pri, whole genome shotgun sequence, a single genomic region encodes these proteins:
- the zgc:100829 gene encoding SH2 domain-containing protein 4A: MLRQILKDMYIEPEVLGALNEEQKRTLFLKMRQEQVRRWKEHEEKMEREEPHQPKAKTAHSKNVSWLLGRDGDIQVLVIGESDEFKASKIICSGFGERKSAGLLNHSCNQVSGLKSNLVSSASTEQSGRENLPPKTLSGVQLNLKENGEEMRTQPPPQVLVYEQVSVYEPAAPVESVREAEGAAGLGDDAEHSAPSSIVSYRPHLRAMPKISSVLQSLAPRDRQEKANPLSVTSRLHPNQPPDPNTGKGRDFRVTAASKRSLSVEAESESTVGGDSCSGRGRVAELMKTFSVTCDSTPSQTPPRASKPPVPTKPSHLQLRPSPLLR, encoded by the exons ATGCTGCGGCAGATCCTGAAGGACATGTACATCGAGCCGGAGGTGCTGGGCGCCCTGAACGAGGAGCAGAAGAGGACGCTCTTCCTGAAGATGCGGCAGGAGCAGGTCCGCCGCTGGAAGGAGCAcgaggagaagatggagagggaggagccCCACCAGCCCAAAGCCAAGACAG CTCACAGCAAGAACGTCAGCTGGCTCTTGGGCCGAGACGGTGACATACAGGTGCTGGTCATTGGAGAGTCGGACGAGTTCAAGGCCTCCAAGATCATCTGCTCAGGGTTCGGCGAGAGGAAATCAGCTGGTCTTCTTAACCATTCGTG TAACCAGGTCTCCGGTTTAAAGAGTAACCTTGTAAGCAGCGCGTCCACAGAGCAATCGGGGAGGGAGAACCTCCCCCCTAAAACGCTGTCAGGGGTACAGCTTAATCTGAag GAGAACGGTGAAGAAATGAGGACACAGCCCCCTCCACAG GTACTGGTGTATGAACAGGTATCGGTGTATGAGCCTGCGGCACCTGTAgaaagt GTCCGAGAAGCAGAGGGGGCCGCCGGATTGGGCGACGACGCAGAACACTCTGCCCCTTCCTCCATCGTCAGCTACCGGCCACACCTAAGGGCTATGCCTAAGATATCCAGCGTCCTGCAAAGCCTCGCGCCCCGGGACAGGCAGGAGAAGGCCAACCCGCTGTCAGTCACAAGCAGGCTCCACCCAAACCAGCCGCCTGATCCTAACACTGGCAAAG GGAGAGATTTCCGTGTGACGGCCGCCTCCAAGCGGTCTCTGTCCGTGGAGGCGGAGTCCGAGTCCACGGTGGGCGGGGACAGCTGCTCGGGGCGGGGCCGCGTGGCCGAGCTGATGAAGACCTTCAGCGTGACTTGTGACTCCACCCCCTCACAGACTCCTCCCAGGGCCAGCAAACCGCCAGTGCCCACCAAGCCGAGTCACCTGCAGCTCCGCCCCTCCCCTTTGCTCAGGTAA